In Verrucomicrobiia bacterium, the genomic window GGCTGGCGGCCAGGATTTCTTCACCGAGCAGAAAGTGGTTGTTACCGCAAAAGCATCGTGATGGATTATTGGACGGCATTGGTTCTGGGGCTGGTTGGCAGCCTGCATTGCGCGGGGATGTGTGGACCACTGGGCCTGGCGCTACCGCACGCGGGGGCGACTCCCTCAGCGTTCTTTGCGGGTCGCGTGGCTTACAATATGGGCCGGATTTTGACCTATTGCGCCCTGGGCCTGCTCTTCGGCCTGGTTGGGCGCTCCCTGGTTCTTGCGGGCATCCAACGATGGGTTTCGATTGGGCTGGGCCTGGCTTTGTTGGGCGCCCTGTTTGGCTCCCGGAAATTAGCGCTCTGGCGCCCCGTAACAGGGCTGGTTGAGCAACTCAAATCGCGCATGGCGCTGCTGCTTCGCCGCCGCTCGTTTGCGTCTCTGGGCTTGCTGGGTTTGCTGAATGGCCTGTTGCCCTGCGGCCTGGTCTATGTTGCCTGTGCCGGGGCGACCGCCACTGGCGGCATCCTTGCGGCTGCGCAGTACATGGCGGCTTTTGGCATCGGAACCGTGCCGCTGATGCTCGCCATCGGACTGTCTGGAAAACTGGTGCCCATTTCCTGGCGCCTCCAACTCCGCAAAGCCATTCCCATTTCCGTTTTTCTTTTGGCGACTCTGCTCATCCTGCGCGGGATGTCCCTGGGCATCCCTTATGTCAGCCCGGATTTATCCGGCGGCAAGTCCGCTTGCTGCGACCGGTAGATGGTTTTCGGAAGCCGACAATCGAGGGTGGAGGCGGCGCGCCGCACCGCCATTGCCTTTAGGCGACGACGCGCGTCTCCCTCTCCTTCTCCTCCAAATCTCCAAAGGAGGAGAGGGAGCCCGGGCGTAATGCTCAAGGGTGGTTGTTCGGGTCGTGGTTTCCTTCTTTACAGTTGACTTTGTTT contains:
- a CDS encoding sulfite exporter TauE/SafE family protein; this encodes MDYWTALVLGLVGSLHCAGMCGPLGLALPHAGATPSAFFAGRVAYNMGRILTYCALGLLFGLVGRSLVLAGIQRWVSIGLGLALLGALFGSRKLALWRPVTGLVEQLKSRMALLLRRRSFASLGLLGLLNGLLPCGLVYVACAGATATGGILAAAQYMAAFGIGTVPLMLAIGLSGKLVPISWRLQLRKAIPISVFLLATLLILRGMSLGIPYVSPDLSGGKSACCDR